From the Sulfurimonas hongkongensis genome, one window contains:
- a CDS encoding translation initiation factor SUI1 translates to MSRGKKLDIFIGADIDDSWAQVQSPRASQIADEILEPQKHLLVFAKEKRRGKIVTLVGEFHITKEDASKTLKLLKKKLGCGGAFKDGWMEFQGELKDKLKELLLSEGFRFKHS, encoded by the coding sequence ATGAGTAGAGGCAAAAAACTAGATATCTTCATCGGTGCAGACATCGATGATAGTTGGGCGCAAGTCCAAAGTCCTAGAGCCTCACAAATAGCAGATGAGATACTAGAGCCGCAAAAGCATCTTTTAGTCTTTGCAAAAGAAAAAAGAAGAGGAAAAATCGTAACTTTAGTGGGAGAGTTTCATATTACAAAAGAAGATGCGAGCAAAACTCTAAAGCTTCTAAAAAAGAAGCTTGGCTGTGGTGGAGCTTTTAAAGATGGTTGGATGGAGTTTCAAGGCGAGCTAAAAGATAAGCTCAAAGAACTTTTGCTTAGTGAAGGATTTAGATTTAAGCACTCATAA